In a genomic window of Phycodurus eques isolate BA_2022a chromosome 2, UOR_Pequ_1.1, whole genome shotgun sequence:
- the zdhhc7 gene encoding palmitoyltransferase ZDHHC7: MHSSNHRLRDMEQHHPLLSAGGDVESGSLAAGVMVGGAHADHTIGNRTLWFIQDSCGMVCASMTWFLVLYAEFVVNFVMLLPAKNFWYSLLNAATFNALAMLALASHLRTMLSDPGAVPKGNATKEYMERLQLKPGEVIYKCPKCCSIKPERAHHCSICKRCIRKMDHHCPWVNNCIGENNQRFFVLFTMYIALISAHALGLSGMHFFTCIKVQWNECSVFSPGVSVLLLIFLCLEAILFLTFTAVMFGTQIHSICNDETEIERLKNEKPTWERRTRWDGMKAVFGGPPSLLWCNPFTGLRLRRLKLLTQARRAGSEFSI, from the exons ATGCACTCTTCAAACCACCGACTGCGAGATATGGAGCAGCACCACCCTCTGCTATCAGCGGGTGGCGACGTCGAGTCAGGCAGCCTGGCAGCCGGTGTGATGGTCGGTGGAGCCCACGCGGACCACACGATCGGGAACCGCACGCTCTGGTTTATCCAGGACAGCTGCGGTATGGTGTGCGCCAGCATGACCTGGTTCCTGGTGCTGTATGCCGAGTTTGTCGTCAACTTTGTCATGCTGCTGCCCGCCAAGAACTTCTGGTATTCTCTGCTGAACGCCGCCACTTTCAACGCCCTCGCCATGCTCGCTCTGGCTTCACATCTGCGCACCATGTTGTCAGATCCA GGTGCGGTTCCCAAAGGCAACGCTACCAAGGAGTACATGGAGAGGTTGCAGCTAAAGCCTGGTGAGGTCATCTACAAGTGCCCCAAGTGCTGCAGCATCAAGCCTGAGAGAGCGCACCACTGCAG TATTTGTAAAAGGTGCATCCGGAAGATGGATCACCACTGTCCCTGGGTCAATAACTGCATAGGAGAAAATAATCAGAGATTCTTTGTCCTTTTCACT ATGTACATAGCATTGATTTCCGCTCATGCGCTTGGCCTCAGTGGCATGCACTTTTTCACGTGCattaaagtacagtggaacg AGTGCAGCGTATTCTCTCCCGGGGTCTCCGTACTACTACTGATCTTCCTCTGTCTCGAAGCCATTCTCTTTCTCACGTTCACTGCTGTCATGTTTGGTACGCAGATCCACTCCATCTGCAACGACGAAACG GAGATTGAACGTCTTAAAAACGAGAAGCCCACCTGGGAGCGTCGCACCAGATGGGACGGAATGAAAGCCGTGTTTGGCGGTCCGCCCTCCCTGCTGTGGTGCAATCCGTTCACGGGGCTGCGCCTGCGTCGCCTGAAACTCCTGACCCAAGCTCGCCGCGCCGGGTCTGAGTTTTCCATCTGA